In a genomic window of Octadecabacter temperatus:
- a CDS encoding preprotein translocase subunit SecD codes for MIRSALIALGLSAGAAGAQGMVPTAPVVDSCGGNRLVLAASSNANVGELEHAAEVISARIGGLYGGVFDFTDVVDDKITVSIPSGMPLDRGALEPLLEQVEFGFLSVLELSVLESVSHSEIIVAPEGHSVLRQKGSPSLVYVVKDDPVLDGTAIVAAEPSFDQNGAPAVIFRFSDASSQTFGEYTAEHIGEPFAIVLRGEVISAPTIQSAIWGGSGIINGLFTVEEAEQLATLMQAGVLPFGLDILSEDSVDGSDPSADFCP; via the coding sequence ATGATCCGAAGCGCGCTCATAGCCCTCGGGCTAAGCGCGGGCGCTGCTGGCGCCCAAGGAATGGTGCCAACAGCGCCAGTCGTGGACTCCTGTGGCGGCAACCGTTTGGTGCTTGCTGCAAGCTCAAACGCGAATGTCGGTGAATTGGAACACGCAGCCGAAGTTATAAGTGCGCGAATTGGCGGGCTTTACGGCGGCGTGTTCGATTTCACGGATGTTGTTGACGACAAGATCACTGTTTCAATTCCGTCAGGCATGCCGCTGGATCGGGGCGCGCTTGAGCCGCTTTTGGAGCAGGTTGAATTCGGTTTTTTGTCAGTTCTTGAATTGTCAGTTCTTGAAAGCGTGTCGCATAGCGAGATAATCGTTGCCCCCGAAGGGCATTCAGTGCTGCGCCAAAAGGGTAGCCCGTCCTTGGTGTATGTCGTCAAAGACGACCCTGTGTTGGATGGAACCGCAATTGTAGCGGCCGAACCATCGTTCGATCAAAACGGCGCGCCTGCCGTTATCTTTCGGTTTTCTGACGCGAGCAGCCAAACGTTTGGTGAATACACGGCTGAACATATCGGCGAACCTTTCGCGATTGTACTGCGTGGCGAAGTCATTTCTGCCCCGACAATCCAGTCAGCGATTTGGGGTGGCAGCGGTATTATCAACGGACTTTTCACCGTCGAAGAGGCTGAGCAGCTGGCAACGTTGATGCAAGCGGGCGTATTGCCGTTTGGGTTAGATATCCTGTCCGAGGACAGCGTTGACGGGTCCGACCCGAGTGCGGATTTCTGCCCCTAG
- the yajC gene encoding preprotein translocase subunit YajC: MEAFAQFIPLILIFGIMYFLLIRPQQQKLKQHQAMVEALRRGDQVVTAGGLIGKVSKVKDDGEVEVELASDVKVRVVKSTIAQVLNKTEPTDA; this comes from the coding sequence ATGGAAGCTTTCGCTCAATTTATCCCACTCATTCTGATCTTCGGTATCATGTATTTCTTGCTGATCCGTCCACAGCAACAAAAACTGAAACAGCATCAGGCGATGGTCGAAGCGCTGCGTCGTGGTGACCAAGTTGTGACGGCTGGTGGCCTGATCGGCAAAGTGTCCAAAGTTAAAGATGACGGCGAAGTTGAAGTCGAACTTGCCAGCGACGTGAAAGTCCGTGTTGTGAAGTCCACAATCGCACAGGTCCTGAACAAGACAGAGCCAACAGACGCATGA
- the serS gene encoding serine--tRNA ligase — MHDIRAIRENPAAFDAALSRRGDAPLSTELLAMDEARRAKIGAAEAAQAEANKAAKEVGAAKGRGDEAEFERLRSLVSEKKAEISALNDEAKAQDAALTERLAVIPNLPADDVPMGADENDNSEISTWGTPREFDFKPVEHFEIAGVKPSMDFETAAKISGSRFVLMSGAVARVHRALAQFMLDIHTLENGLTEVNPPVLVRDDAMYGTDKLPKFAEDSYQTTEGMWLISTSEIPLTYIAANHVIDESYLPRRYTAHSLCFRSEAGSAGRDTSGMLRQHQFEKVEMVSVTHPDESDAEQKRMLRCAEDLLERLEIPYRTVLLCTGDMGFGARRTFDIEAWLPGQNAYREISSVSTTGEFQARRMNARFKPADGGKPQFVHTLNGSGLAVGRCLIAVLENGQQEDGSVVLPKALHGYMGGKTNINADGSLS; from the coding sequence ATGCACGACATTCGCGCCATCCGAGAGAACCCCGCAGCTTTTGATGCGGCCTTGTCCCGCCGCGGCGATGCGCCTTTGTCGACTGAGCTGTTGGCCATGGACGAAGCGCGCCGCGCAAAGATCGGTGCAGCGGAAGCCGCGCAAGCCGAAGCTAACAAAGCCGCCAAAGAGGTTGGCGCTGCGAAAGGGCGTGGTGATGAGGCCGAATTCGAACGCCTGCGTTCCCTTGTATCTGAAAAGAAAGCGGAAATTTCCGCACTGAACGACGAAGCCAAAGCACAAGATGCGGCTTTGACCGAGCGCCTTGCCGTGATCCCCAACCTGCCAGCCGATGATGTGCCAATGGGCGCGGATGAAAACGACAACTCTGAAATCTCGACGTGGGGCACCCCGCGCGAGTTTGATTTCAAGCCGGTTGAGCACTTTGAAATTGCTGGCGTCAAACCCAGCATGGATTTTGAAACGGCCGCGAAAATTTCTGGCAGTCGCTTTGTGCTGATGTCCGGTGCCGTGGCACGCGTTCATCGTGCACTCGCGCAGTTTATGTTGGATATTCATACGCTTGAGAACGGATTGACCGAAGTGAACCCGCCCGTCCTTGTGCGTGATGACGCGATGTATGGAACCGACAAGCTGCCAAAGTTCGCTGAAGACAGCTACCAAACGACTGAGGGCATGTGGCTGATTTCCACGTCTGAAATCCCGCTCACGTATATCGCGGCGAACCATGTCATCGATGAATCCTACCTTCCCCGCCGCTACACCGCGCATTCGCTTTGCTTCCGCTCCGAGGCGGGCAGTGCGGGTCGTGACACCTCAGGCATGTTGCGCCAGCACCAGTTTGAAAAGGTTGAGATGGTGTCTGTGACGCATCCTGACGAATCCGATGCTGAGCAAAAACGCATGCTGCGTTGCGCAGAAGATTTGCTGGAACGTCTAGAAATTCCTTACAGAACCGTTCTGCTTTGCACCGGTGACATGGGCTTTGGCGCACGCCGCACCTTTGACATCGAAGCATGGCTTCCGGGACAGAATGCTTACCGCGAGATCAGCTCGGTTTCTACGACGGGCGAATTCCAAGCCCGCCGCATGAACGCACGTTTCAAACCAGCAGATGGTGGCAAGCCGCAATTCGTTCACACGTTGAACGGTTCGGGCCTTGCGGTCGGGCGTTGCTTGATTGCGGTTCTTGAGAACGGCCAGCAAGAAGACGGCTCGGTCGTGCTCCCCAAGGCCTTGCACGGCTATATGGGTGGCAAGACAAACATCAACGCTGACGGCTCCCTTAGCTAA
- a CDS encoding T6SS phospholipase effector Tle1-like catalytic domain-containing protein: MKRIAIFIDGTWNRPDAKHPTNVVRLSRCVASHAVGGMPQVVLYSPGVGSGRGNNWAARRMDRLLGGALGWGLTDIIEEAYRNLVFLFEPGDEIMVFGFSRGAFAARSLVGLIRSCGIPARDKLAEIPEAMRRYRSRAPETHPDHPESLAFRAAFAPNVYVNETEAKWRRKNGAPINDAVRLGIAYLGVWDTVSALGLPAFAPFATRFNAQYRFHDAALTSMVLAARHAISIDERRKTFPSYPWSNMLDLNVKYERELIPTHMQQWFPGNHGSVGGGGSRVGLSSISLNWVALGAQAAGLRLDWSEMDRVAPRFDVTERLDNKFGPVGLSGALMSAISKDRDGPSGLDELSMAALDRCDAEPEYQRNATLRQIYHEVHGVDDAQRDAIRNARKWADGGYTHLPDEILRPHQWLS, translated from the coding sequence ATGAAACGCATCGCTATTTTTATTGATGGAACGTGGAACAGACCGGATGCAAAGCATCCGACGAATGTTGTGCGCCTGTCGCGCTGCGTTGCGTCCCATGCCGTTGGCGGGATGCCGCAGGTGGTTTTGTATTCGCCTGGTGTTGGATCTGGTCGCGGCAACAATTGGGCTGCGCGACGGATGGATCGGCTGCTGGGCGGGGCGCTTGGTTGGGGGCTGACGGACATTATCGAGGAGGCGTATCGCAACCTCGTGTTTCTGTTTGAACCGGGCGATGAGATCATGGTGTTCGGGTTTTCGCGTGGTGCGTTTGCAGCGCGGTCTTTGGTTGGGCTGATCCGGTCGTGCGGTATTCCCGCGCGTGACAAGCTGGCTGAAATCCCTGAAGCGATGCGGCGATACCGCAGCCGTGCGCCTGAAACGCACCCTGATCATCCCGAAAGTCTGGCGTTTCGCGCCGCGTTCGCACCGAACGTTTACGTGAACGAGACCGAGGCCAAATGGCGGCGCAAGAATGGAGCGCCGATCAATGATGCCGTGCGCCTTGGCATTGCCTATTTGGGTGTTTGGGACACGGTCAGCGCCCTTGGGCTGCCCGCATTTGCCCCTTTCGCGACGCGGTTTAATGCGCAGTACCGGTTTCATGATGCAGCACTGACCAGCATGGTTCTGGCGGCACGTCATGCGATTTCAATTGATGAACGCCGCAAGACATTCCCCAGTTACCCGTGGTCAAACATGCTGGATTTGAACGTTAAATATGAAAGAGAATTGATCCCGACCCACATGCAACAATGGTTTCCGGGCAATCATGGATCAGTTGGGGGCGGGGGCTCGCGCGTTGGGCTGAGCTCGATTTCGTTGAACTGGGTGGCCTTGGGGGCGCAGGCAGCAGGTTTGCGGTTGGATTGGTCTGAAATGGACCGTGTCGCGCCGCGTTTTGATGTGACCGAACGGCTGGACAACAAGTTTGGACCGGTTGGTCTGTCTGGCGCGTTGATGAGTGCGATTTCAAAAGACAGGGACGGACCGTCTGGTTTGGATGAGCTTTCTATGGCCGCGCTTGATCGCTGCGATGCCGAGCCAGAGTATCAACGCAACGCAACATTGCGCCAGATTTATCATGAAGTTCATGGTGTTGACGACGCGCAGCGTGACGCTATCCGCAATGCACGAAAGTGGGCAGACGGGGGCTATACCCATCTGCCCGACGAAATTTTGCGCCCACATCAGTGGCTTAGCTAA
- the der gene encoding ribosome biogenesis GTPase Der, which translates to MSFTLAIVGRPNVGKSTLFNRLVGKKLALVDDQPGVTRDLREGPARLGDLRFTVIDTAGLEEATDESLQGRMRRLTERAVEMADVCLFMYDARTGIMPADEVFADILRKKNANVILAANKSEGKAADAGVIEGFNLGLGEPIRLSAEHGEGLGEMYDVLMPLSDAFEERAAADAPETDVDVDDEDEDGPRIPTKAKPLQIAVVGRPNAGKSTLINQILGEDRLLTGPEAGITRDAISVQMDWAAGETSVPVRIFDTAGMRKRAKVQEKLEKLSVSDGLRAVKFAEVVVVLLDVEIPFEQQDLRIADLAEREGRAVVLAVNKWDVEPEKQAKLKELKEEFTRLLPQLKGAPLITVSAKTGRGIDRLQEAILRAHEVWNRRVTTANLNRWLMGMTEAHPPPAPGGRRIKMRYATQVKTRPPGFVVMCSHPDMLPESYSRYLVNGLRLDFDMPGTPIRLHFRSQADKNPYKNNTKSTPSRLRKHLGKAPADQKKRFRGNS; encoded by the coding sequence ATGTCTTTCACACTCGCCATTGTCGGCCGCCCGAATGTTGGCAAATCCACGTTGTTCAACCGCCTTGTCGGTAAGAAGCTCGCGCTGGTCGATGACCAACCCGGTGTCACGCGCGATTTGCGCGAAGGGCCTGCGCGCCTTGGCGATCTGCGCTTCACGGTGATTGATACCGCTGGTCTGGAAGAGGCGACGGACGAATCCTTGCAAGGCCGCATGCGCCGCCTGACGGAACGAGCTGTCGAAATGGCCGATGTCTGCCTGTTCATGTACGACGCGCGCACGGGCATCATGCCTGCGGACGAAGTGTTCGCGGATATTCTACGCAAGAAGAACGCCAACGTGATCCTCGCCGCAAACAAATCCGAAGGCAAAGCCGCTGATGCGGGCGTGATTGAGGGGTTCAACCTTGGTCTTGGCGAACCCATCCGCCTGTCTGCTGAACACGGCGAAGGTTTGGGTGAGATGTATGATGTGCTGATGCCGCTGTCAGATGCGTTTGAAGAGCGCGCAGCCGCTGATGCACCGGAAACCGACGTTGATGTGGATGATGAAGACGAAGACGGTCCGCGTATCCCGACCAAAGCCAAGCCTTTGCAAATCGCCGTCGTTGGCCGCCCGAATGCGGGTAAGTCCACGCTGATTAATCAAATCCTTGGCGAAGATCGATTGTTAACTGGGCCAGAGGCGGGCATCACCCGCGATGCGATTTCCGTTCAGATGGACTGGGCTGCTGGCGAAACCAGTGTGCCTGTTCGTATCTTTGACACAGCCGGTATGCGTAAACGCGCTAAGGTTCAGGAAAAGCTTGAAAAACTGTCGGTAAGCGATGGCCTTCGCGCCGTAAAGTTCGCCGAAGTTGTCGTCGTTTTGCTCGACGTGGAAATCCCGTTTGAGCAACAAGATTTGCGCATCGCTGACCTCGCCGAACGTGAAGGTCGCGCCGTGGTTCTTGCGGTGAACAAGTGGGATGTCGAACCAGAAAAGCAGGCCAAGCTAAAAGAGCTGAAAGAAGAATTCACACGTCTTCTGCCACAGCTTAAGGGCGCGCCGCTGATTACTGTTTCTGCGAAAACAGGTCGTGGTATTGATCGCCTTCAAGAAGCGATTTTGCGGGCCCATGAAGTTTGGAACCGTCGCGTAACCACGGCAAACCTGAACCGTTGGCTGATGGGCATGACCGAAGCGCACCCGCCCCCTGCACCGGGCGGTCGTCGCATCAAAATGCGCTATGCAACACAGGTAAAAACGCGCCCACCAGGATTCGTTGTAATGTGTTCCCACCCCGACATGCTGCCGGAAAGTTATTCGCGCTATCTGGTAAATGGGCTGCGTCTTGATTTTGATATGCCAGGGACACCGATCCGCCTGCATTTCAGATCACAGGCCGATAAGAACCCGTATAAAAACAACACGAAATCAACGCCATCTCGCCTGCGTAAGCACTTGGGTAAGGCGCCAGCTGATCAGAAAAAGCGGTTCCGCGGGAATTCTTAA
- a CDS encoding PQQ-like beta-propeller repeat protein, which translates to MTGKIVTGFKAKTLMALALTTSLVACGEKDVILPGERLDIRGEAAEAIVFVNEARPISLPAASLNTSWTHRNGNPTHRIAHPALGAALSPLFAVNIGAGDSRRLRITADPVVTSNAIYTLDAQSQVVATSPAGATLWSRSVIPASDNPRDASGGGLAVAGTVLLATTGFGEVVALDAASGGELWRQDLDAPGTSAPTIQGDLAYVVARDGRAWALELTSGRIRWTQNSTPPTSNFAGGAGAAVNSEFAIFPFPSGEVLAAFPEGGLRRWSTVVTGQRPGQAASNISDIAGDPVIDGNRVYVGNFSGRVVALEIANGGRIWTATEGAVGPVWPAGDSVFMVNDLGELLRLDADDGTAIWRVELPGFEENRERRQKTRFAHYGPILAGGRLIVASSDGLIRQFDPTSGALVGTIEIRGGAASNPVVANGTLYVVSKRGELLAFR; encoded by the coding sequence TGCCGAAGCGATTGTTTTTGTAAACGAAGCGCGCCCGATCTCATTGCCTGCTGCATCATTGAACACATCTTGGACGCACCGGAACGGCAACCCGACGCACCGCATTGCACATCCGGCATTGGGCGCGGCACTGTCGCCGTTGTTCGCCGTAAATATCGGGGCAGGCGACAGCCGCCGCCTTCGTATCACTGCTGATCCAGTTGTGACGTCCAACGCGATTTATACACTGGATGCACAAAGCCAAGTGGTCGCGACATCGCCAGCGGGCGCAACCCTTTGGTCGCGCAGTGTCATTCCTGCATCCGACAATCCGCGTGATGCATCTGGTGGCGGTTTGGCCGTTGCTGGAACTGTTTTGCTGGCGACCACTGGTTTTGGTGAAGTCGTCGCACTTGACGCGGCCTCTGGTGGTGAACTTTGGCGTCAGGATCTTGATGCTCCGGGTACGTCTGCGCCGACCATTCAAGGCGATCTGGCCTATGTCGTGGCCCGTGATGGCCGTGCTTGGGCGCTTGAGCTGACCTCAGGCCGTATCCGTTGGACACAAAACAGCACGCCGCCAACGTCTAACTTTGCCGGTGGTGCTGGCGCCGCGGTAAACAGCGAGTTCGCGATTTTCCCATTCCCGTCAGGTGAAGTCCTCGCGGCGTTCCCTGAAGGCGGCTTGCGTCGCTGGTCGACTGTCGTGACGGGCCAACGTCCGGGGCAGGCGGCATCAAACATATCTGACATCGCTGGTGACCCTGTGATTGATGGCAACCGCGTTTACGTCGGTAACTTTTCTGGCCGTGTTGTGGCGTTGGAAATTGCCAACGGGGGCCGTATCTGGACGGCGACAGAAGGGGCCGTTGGCCCTGTTTGGCCTGCTGGTGATTCCGTCTTTATGGTCAATGACCTTGGTGAATTGCTGCGTCTGGACGCAGACGATGGCACCGCGATCTGGCGTGTTGAGCTTCCCGGCTTTGAAGAAAACCGCGAACGCCGTCAAAAAACCCGTTTCGCACACTACGGCCCGATCCTTGCGGGGGGACGTTTGATCGTGGCCTCCTCTGATGGGCTAATTCGTCAGTTTGACCCAACGTCGGGCGCGCTGGTTGGCACCATTGAAATTCGTGGCGGGGCTGCGTCTAACCCTGTTGTCGCAAATGGTACGCTTTACGTTGTGTCCAAGCGCGGTGAATTGCTGGCTTTCCGTTAA